TACAAATACTCAATACATGAGTTTGGACCTCTCAAATCACAATTTCAATTGATGATTTTTTCCATGCGTAAGTTCAAACAAAAACCCTCATTACGGTGTACTATCCGCAGGTGTTTGGTTCGTTTGTTCACTTCAAGTTATGGTGCCTTTGGTTAATTTAAATCCAATCTATTTCTCAAATTACAACCTACCTTCTACTGTTTTAAGTGAGATGTAGAGTGAAGTCATCATGCTCCATTCTTGAGGTATTGATATATCCATCCTGTGACATGAATCCTTTCCCTTATTTCCTGTTATGTCACACCACAATTGATTGTCGTCCTTTTCATATCAAGCATGTTCTCTGTTATGGTTTGATTCACAAGCAAGTCCTTATGAAGCTTTGTTATTTTAATTGatatttctaaaagcttaccagAGTTTTTTTGTCTATATAAACAACCATAGAAAGAGTTGTTAAGTATACCACAAGAGAAGTGAACTTGcatttctttcttcctcttcttatTGCTCGATATCTTTTATCTGAATTCAGTTCCTGAGCTATGGATCCTGTTGTGACGCCCTTCCACACGTTAAGCCAACTTTCATTGTGGCCACATATCTGGACAATTAAAGTTCGTGTAATTGGTTTGTGGAAGACTCCTGAAGATATGATGGAATCAAGTCATTCATCCTTGAACATGGTTTTGATAGACCGTGAGGTATAGTTATCTGAACACAAAATCTCCCTTTCTTATATTTTTCCTTCATTCTGCTGATTAGTTATTGTTATATTATGTTGATAGGAggttatttttgttttgatttttatatGTAGGCTGTCAAGATTGAAGCATATGTATGCAAGGAAGACCCAATGACTAAGAACATAGTTCCTGGTTGTGTCTATAAGTTTTCAATTTTCCAGGTTACTTGCAACCATGGTGATAATCGTGTAACAAACCATCGTTACAAGCTGCTCTTGCACTCTCGCACTTTGATTTTCCCCTCTGTGGAACCAAGTATCCCTTTTGATGGATATGATTTTCTTGACATTGGGCATATTCGAAGGAACTTTGACACATTTACCTACCTGATAGGTTATAACTTATCACAATCAATGTTATTTCTAATTTCAGCAGTGGATGGTTTGTTTTATTTGCATAAAAGTAAACTATAATTAATTTCTAATGCTATTTCCTGACTATCTACATTacctaaatttttatttttttcttattttggtATCTTTAATGATATAGTATATTTGTCTTTGTTGTGAACTAGATATTGCTGGGCTGGTTTCTTCCGCATCTAAGGAGAAGCTGCTTATAAAGAATAATACCATGCATAAAATGATTACTGTGGAACTTGTTGACACAGGGTTGTTCATTCCCCTTTGTTGTGCTTTTAAATTTGTCTTTTGGGCCTAATCCTAGGTGTTATTTGTAATTTCAATGGTTCAAATTCATTTACAGGGGGAGGATGCGTTGTTTATTTGTCGGAGACATTGTTTCGATGTTTGTTCAGTACCTGTGCTCTAATTGGACTTCAAAATTTGTTGTTGGGCTGCAATTTGCTGCACTTAAATATGTTGAAGGTATTATGTTATTTTCCTATTAATTCATGAGTTCCATCATTTGCATCATCATTTGGACCTGTTATTTATAATTTGTATTAACTTTTGTTGTAGGGAAACTTATGGTTAAAAGTATTCCTAATGTCACCAAGCTTCACCTGAATCCTATTGTAGAAGAGCAGTCAGCTTTTGCTGAGAGGTAAAACATTTTGAATAAATATGTGTATTCTTATTCCAAGTTGATATCATAGCCTAATGTTTCCTTCAttcattttattgaattttgacatttgattttatgttttgGTAGATTTAGGGGCTTTGAAATTGAAGAGCCGGTTGCATATATTGGGTATCGTGATATTCGTTTGAACTTGCAAGATGATTTTATTAACTTGCATCCAGCTAAAACATTAGCCCAGCTTATTCACACAAAGGAGGTTGCTGAAATTTAGTTTGGATGAGTGTTTTAGTTGAATTGAATATAGTGTGTGGTTTTCATTTTATCAGGTGCTGATTTTAGGACTTCTCTTTTATTGTATTCTACAGAGGGGTGTGTTCATTGTTCGGGCTCGCATTGTGTCTGTCATTAAAGGTGCTGGCTGGGCATACCCTTCTTGCCGCTGCTATACTGAACTGAAATCTGTCAACGATGGTTATAGTTGTAGTCGTTGTTTTAGGAACATGGTGAAAATGATTCATAGGCAAGTTCATTGTTTTAATGTTTGTTTGATTTTacgtgaaaaaaaaacaatcggTATTTTGTTACTTCTATGGCAATTGATAGTGCTATCTTACTTGTATAGGTATCGTGTTAAGGTTGAGGTTTATGATGGGCTTGAAAGTGCTGTGTTTGTTTTGGGTGATCCAGAAGCTATGCAGATCATTGAAAGAGCTTGTGAAGAATTTGTATATGTATCTCAGGTTAGCTATCATTGTGTATAGTGCTATAGTGTATAATGTATGTCATAGTTAAGCCCTTTCACCATGTTGCTTGTGtaattcaattttatttggTGAATGATCTAACTTATTATTTTGCTTGAATTAAGCAACCTTTGGCAGCCAACTTTCCACGTGAGATTGAAGACAAATTGGTTGGTGCAGAAGTTTTATTCAAGATTCGTAATGATACTGGAAGCCTCTATAATGGTCACTGCTGTTATGATGTTCTTCGAATTTGTTCTGATACTGAAACAATGGACTTGTTTACTCCTAACTGCTCAAGTATTACACCATTGAAGGTACAGGTTACATCTTATATTCATAATCAGTTATCTGCACAACTGAATTATGTTGTCATTAGTGAAAATATAGCTATAACTATGTGTTTTTATCTGATCAACTTGTAATTTAAATTGTTTATTTCAGTCTAAGTTTGTTCCTCCTTTCACTTATCTGGAGGAAGACAGTGTGGAAGCTGCTGCTGGTGCAGAAAATGTTGTTAgctttgatgaagatgagctgatgAGTGATATGCAGTACCATGGAACTCAGTTTGAAGGTTATCCTTCCGAGGAATCAACTGCTCGCAGCGTCACTCCAATGACTGGTGTCCTGCCTTTAAGGAGGAAATTATTTCATGGATCTGAATTTGGTGATGGCAAGGAACCTGATGGCATTCAAGTTAAAGAAGGAGTGCATGAGGAATTTCTTGCTACTGTGGAATGATAATAATTAGTATTCAATTATATAGATTGGTCTTACTTGCTAACTGTTTCTATCTCTACAAGTGAAGGTTGTCATTTTGTTTTGTTGGAAGTGTTTATTTTATGTTCATCATAGTTAAAACAATGTCTGTCCATTGTCTTTTGTTGCCAAGCCTTTTGTGGATTTTATTCAGAAGCCAATCTATGTAGTTATTGTTTACCAGTTGAACTCTCTTCTGTAATGATCTTTAATCgttattatattatgtttggTTAATTAGTTTGTGTTTTTACTCTACTCCAACGGTTTGTGTAATTGGTTTTTGTGCTGGTATGCAAAATTGTATTATAAGCTTACTAAGGGTACCTCAATCTGTGGTATGTACAAGGAATATTTCACTAGGTTTTTGTGGTTCATCTTATTCTCCACAGAATCTGAAGGGAACAGGATAGTATGATGGAgatttagttttcttttttacGATGCTGGAGTCTAATTAGGCAGCCTCCCTGTTGTTATTTTTCAGTTTGTTTTAATTGTTTCCCTGTGTTGGGTTTTAACCCTTATTAATATATGCTTTTtggtttccaaaaaaaaaaactgttgaTAGACACACAAATAAGCATTTGTTCTATTACTAAATCTGAAATGATTTTTTGAAATGTGTCTTATTCTTCTTAGTTGATTGGATTTATTTGTCACACTCATTTATTGAAACTGATTTAGGATTCGTCAGTCTTTGAAGTAGAGAGAGTAAAATATTATCAAGTAAATAGGTATGAGGAAAAAAATACTTATAGTACATATTGTaggtgatatcatatttaaaaaTTCCTATGTTTGAGGACTTGGACAAAGAAAGAAGGTGAGAAATTGAGGTTAATATAAGGGATACTGAAATAATATTGATTGAAGCATTAGTTACTTAAGTCATACTCTTATATTGAAggttagtttttattttaatataatttattttctttttaattcttCAAGTGTTGTCATTGAATCTAAAATTTCTACTATTAGGGGTGGTTTCTTATCCTTATGAGATGTTGTcatgtatttttattattttaggtGGTGAAAAAAAACTCTATTTCTACTTTGGTTGCCCATCATTAGATACATGTGTAAAAAAGAATTTATACTAATGGTGCATTACCATTAAAATATAGTTAAGTATCTATTTTTTTATCGGtgaatgttagttgttaaaaatgttagtaaattaattctaCCCTCGGTTCGAACCTAGGACCCTTCACCCCACTTAACTCTTATGTCTctagctcttatcacttgagttatcattcggtGACAAATATAATAAAGTATatattttataagaaaaacataataaagtttaatttgttttaaataaaacaaaaccccaaaattaatgaatttaacaatatcaaaaatatttttttaaatgattaaaTTACTTAGCTTGTACATTTACATTCCAATGTTTAGTTCATTATATGTAGTAGATTTAACTTTTGATATGTACTAAGTATTTTAATATTGTAAATCAATTTAGGAAAAAAAGTATTATAGGTAACGTTGTTAAGTTACACAATTTGGATAGGAACTTGTATTTTCAGAAATCACCATTTTGTTTGACTAGATCATGAAAGGATAGTTTATTTGGTTCATGTAACTTTATTAACTTTTTGCTGTCAATTAgcactctctcactctcttaaATCAAGTCACTCAAATCCTTGCATTTAATGCTATGAAATTTCTGTTCAGCCGTCAACCTTTTCCATATCACGTCAGACAGTTCTCATGGGAAAGGTTATCAAGGATGAATTGTTTAAGTAAAAAACTTGCTTTCCATCATTTTACCGCCAACATCTGTATTGTgttcttgaaaaaaaaattatgtattataaatatttagttaatagatattttgttgcttgtattatttcCCTTTAATTCCCTTCcttccattaaaaaaatattagtatttTAGGTTTTAGATATTTTATAAACATAGTTGTTATAGAAATTAATTTCGATACACTTAATATGTAAGAAGTTTTACATGGTGATTTAATCAGAATCATTCATTtggctattttaaatattaaaaaatttaaaaataattatgacTTACCAAAATGAATGGATGAAATTGAATAATTGTGAAAAACGTATTTACATTGTAATTCAAAAACTCTAATTATTGttaattaaataatgataatccTAATTGAATCTTACTTGTATGCAATGATAATTAAAATAGGTTTTAGATAATCATTTAATCACAAGTATTCATATTGGTAATTAATATTCTAAGAGAGTAATATCTAgatgatataattttttttagagatggaaactaaattaaagtaaatgtATGAGTATGAATAATAATAAGAGAAGAGGAATATATGAGTTATAAAATTGAAGGTCCATGAATAAAATGTTAGAGTAGATAATTTATATCTTTTAAAATACTAAGAATGATTTAGgattaataataataagtttATATTGAATAATGTTCATTTCACACCTCGCTTTGAGGTGGATAGAGGTGTAATGATACGAGATAtaggataaaagaaaaaataaaagagaaaaagtatgagatgtgatagttGATAGGAGAagaaagatagaaataaaaagaatggaaattaagtttttaaaaaatgaggtgtgtatatttCATTTCACACCTCATTCCATCTATTACTATATTTTTGTTATTTGTGCCTATATATAGCCTATTGCCAACTTTCGTTCAGTGTTTATCTTCCTCTCAGTAGTCTACTTTTCATTGTCCTCCAAACTTGCCTTTCATGTCTCGACCATTTAGAGGTATTTCTCCATTGGTTTGCTGCTTCATTCCTATCTGTTATGATTTcttaaaattattgaaaaattgTAACAAACTGAGGGTAATAAAAAGTTGTAGTTCTTAATTTCAGtttgttcatttttttaattgcaTCCATTCGTTCCCAAATCTATGCAGACATCTCAAATGAATTGGACCATTCATCCAAGAGATTCAAGCGGCGGTCAACATCCAAAAAACCAACCACCAGAGCTCCATACAAAAGAGCAAGAGTTGAAAGAAGTAACTTTGTTTTACGGTGCTATTTATATTTTTCCATTGCAATCTTATATTATTGGTATGCCTGAAATTGTTGTTTTTAAAACATCATTACTGCCCCAAACATTTGGGCTGATTATACGCAGAAAAAACTTGGTATAAATAATGGATATTTGATATGTTTGGCTTAAAATTTGTTAGTGATTAGAACCCATTAGATTAGATTAAGagatgttgttttttttttgaaagattaggataagtagttaatcataacaaattttataaaatttgatGATAGATGCGTTAGTAccctaataataaatattttagttGTAGTTAATCAATTTTTTGAGGGTCAATTATATTTATTCGGAGATAATTGAAATGTAGAGATGCTTTTACCACATCTCTCATAGACATGATTGCTAAGCAATTAACAAGGGCCTAATAAAATTGATCATCTAAGTAGCCTGTTATTTAACGAAATTAATTGCTTCACTTCCCCTTTTAATGTTTTCTTGTGCTGTTTGTGCCATTAAGTTTGTTATAGATATATGACTAAATGCCCAAAGTGATATATTTTTGAATTAGGTCTTTGGTggtgaaaatgattttaattataaaGATTCATTTTTTCATTCCAATATTGTGTTTAATCagatgaaaatataaattttgagGAATGGAAACAATGGATGAATGTGATTATAATTGGTGTGAATTATTTAGTTTTGGACTTCTTCTGTCCGCATTTATTTATAAGTCATATTTTAAGAGATTTTATTGTTCCAAAATATAACCCATTTAATGATACCAATGaaatatttaatacatttttccAAACTTACCTTCATCATTTAGTATGATTGAGATAGTGTGacttaaaacaaaaacaaaaaattagatAGAGAAATTCATGGGTAGTTTAGGAAACTTAACTATTTTAACAAATTTATTGGAAAtgactgatttttttttaacaggaAATGATTAATTTTCTTAATCCTACAAGATTGGGTAGAAGTAATTTATAATAGGGGATGAAGGGAGTGTAATATTATAGTTAATATTTGCCAAATCTCATTTTGACTCTTTAAAGGGCTTAATGTGGAACCAAAATTTCCTTGTTTTAATGTTAACTAATGGAGGAGTATTTAATATCATGGTtaattcaattttctttttttttaaaagacacTACGTGGATGCCAATTTATGTCATAACCATTAAGTGTAGTGCTCAAGTCAAGGCATAATTTGTTATTTAGGTGGGAAAGAGTATGCACTGTAGGACTGGGCATTAGTTGATGTCTTTGTTAGAGATCTATCTCATTTAGTTTAGCTCTTTTGTAGTCTTTTATtcactttttttgttttgtgattggttttttacttatttaaattaGTGACTCCATGGGAAGTACCTGGTCCAAGCTCGGATTCTAATTCTACACAAACTAACTTAGGCGGCCAAACAGGTTAGTAATTGTATTGAAAATTGATGCACCAACTTTCTTCATGTGTTGTGTGAATGGATAATGTGGCTTTTCATTATTTTGAGGATATAGTCATTTATATGAAAtggtttttcattttttatatatttcatAAGTGTATATACAAATATCATTATTTTCAGAATTCCTATGTTCCTATTTGGCTTGAGGTTTGACAATTTAAGAGTGATTACAAGTTCTTGCCCAATTCCATCATTAACTTATGTGAGGAggattgaaataaaataaataattacataGATTATCGTATCTAAGGAACTAATATAGTGATTTTAATTAGGCTAGAACACTAAGTGATATGCTTCAATTATTGGGGCATAACTTTAATGTAATAGATATTAGGGAATTGGTGGAGTGCTTAAAAGTAATCAATATCatgtaaattatatttttttaggtaCATCTAGGTTGGATAGCATTGGGTCGGAACATGAATTTGGAAGTGATTCTCACACTAATGATTATGATGAATCTGATATCAAATTTCAGACAAGTGAACTGCAAGGTAACATTGCTAATTTTGAACTGACCACAATAATGATTTGGCTGCCAtagttaattattaattttactaTACAGAATATGCTGATTTTGGGGTTAGGAAATACAATTGTAAGTATTGTGGTGCTTTACTTTGGTATGAGGAAAGAGCAGTGAAATCTAGAAAACCACGATCTCCGGATTTTGCTATTTGTTGCAAGAAAGGAATAATTGCTCTTCCTTATTTAAGGAATCCTCCTATTCTGTTGTGTGGTCTTCTATCTGGCAGTGACCCAAGGAGTAAACATTTTCTTGAACATATTCGATCCTATAATAGTATGTTTGCTTTCACTTCCCTTGGTGGCAAAATTGATCGAACTTTGAAT
This is a stretch of genomic DNA from Lotus japonicus ecotype B-129 chromosome 1, LjGifu_v1.2. It encodes these proteins:
- the LOC130739961 gene encoding uncharacterized protein LOC130739961 codes for the protein MDPVVTPFHTLSQLSLWPHIWTIKVRVIGLWKTPEDMMESSHSSLNMVLIDREAVKIEAYVCKEDPMTKNIVPGCVYKFSIFQVTCNHGDNRVTNHRYKLLLHSRTLIFPSVEPSIPFDGYDFLDIGHIRRNFDTFTYLIGYNLSQSMLFLISAVDDIAGLVSSASKEKLLIKNNTMHKMITVELVDTGGRMRCLFVGDIVSMFVQYLCSNWTSKFVVGLQFAALKYVEGKLMVKSIPNVTKLHLNPIVEEQSAFAERFRGFEIEEPVAYIGYRDIRLNLQDDFINLHPAKTLAQLIHTKERGVFIVRARIVSVIKGAGWAYPSCRCYTELKSVNDGYSCSRCFRNMVKMIHRYRVKVEVYDGLESAVFVLGDPEAMQIIERACEEFVYVSQQPLAANFPREIEDKLVGAEVLFKIRNDTGSLYNGHCCYDVLRICSDTETMDLFTPNCSSITPLKSKFVPPFTYLEEDSVEAAAGAENVVSFDEDELMSDMQYHGTQFEGYPSEESTARSVTPMTGVLPLRRKLFHGSEFGDGKEPDGIQVKEGVHEEFLATVE